The DNA window GTGCCAATTTTCTGAATGCCTTTTTTATATCGTCTTCGCTTGCATTTTTATCAAGCCCCAGTACAGCATAGTAGTCCTTTGCCACTATTCCACCACCTTCCTCGCAATTATTTTAGTAAAAACCAAAGCCGGTTAACACCGACTTTGGTTTAAGCTTTTTATTTATCACTATCGTCTACTTTGTAGTCAGCATGGATGTCGTCTCCACCGCCGTTGAAGCCTTCGGGGCCGGCTCCCGGGTTAAAACCCTGACCGGGATTCCCTCCTTGTTGCTGATAGAGCTTTGAAGAAATATCATAGAAAGATTGAGTGAGTTCCTCCGTTGCTGTTTTGATTCTTTCGATATCGGTGCCGGATAGCGCATCCTTGACTTTTTGCATCTTTTCTTCAATGGCTGCCTTGTCTGAATCGGATATTTTATCTCCTAATTCTTTCAAGGTCTTCTCAGTCTGATATACAATAGAATCACCGTTGTTTCTTACTTCAATCTCTTCTTTTCTTTTCTTATCCTCTTCGGCATGTTTTTCTGCTTCTTTAACGGCATTTTCAATTTCCGAATCTGAAAGGTTTGTGGAAGCAGTGATAACTACTTTTTGCTCATTTCCTGTTCCTAAATCCTTTGCCGATACATGTACTATACCATTTGCATCAATATCAAAGGTTACTTCAATTTGAGGTACTCCCCTTGGTGCAGGCGGAATACCTGTCAGAGTAAACCTTCCTAAAGTCTTGTTATCCCTTGCCATCTGCCTTTCGCCCTGAAGCACATGTATTTCAACGCTTGTTTGACCGTCTGCAGCAGTCGAGAACACCTGGCTCTTCTTTGTAGGAATAGTTGTATTTCTTTCTATCAATTTTGTTGATACGCCGCCTAAGGTTTCGATACCTAAAGACAATGGAGTAACGTCCAGCAATAAAATATCCTTTACTTCTCCAGTTAATACCCCCGCTTGAATACCGGCGCCTACAGCCACGCATTCATCAGGATTTACTCCCTTTGTCGGTTCCTTTCCGGTAAACTTTTTGACAGCTTCCTGTACTGCTGGTATTCTGGTGGAACCTCCTACGAGAACAACTTTATCTATTTTATCTATTGTTAAACCTGCATCCTCAAGAGCTCTTTTCATAGGACCTATTGTCGCTTCAACCAAATCTGCTGTCAATTCATCGAATTTTGCCCTGGTTAATGTTATGTCTAAATGCTTTGGACCTGTAGCATCTGCTGTTATGAAGGGCAGATTTATGTTGGTGCTCATTACTCCTGATAATTCTATCTTTGCTTTTTCTGCTGCTTCCTTAAGACGCTGCAAAGCCATTTTATCGTTTCTTAAATCAATTCCGTTTTCTTTTTTAAATGTATCTGCAAGATAATCCATTACCCTCTGGTCGAAGTCATCTCCGCCTAATTTTGTATTACCGTTGGTGGATTTTACTTCAAAAACACCGTCGCCAAGTTCCAGTATGGAAACGTCAAAAGTACCGCCGCCTAAATCATATACGAATATTTTATGGCTGTTCTCAGTTTTATCAAGACCATAGGCCAATGATGCTGCCGTAGGTTCGTTTATTATCCTTAAAACCTCAAGGCCGGCTATTTTTCCTGCATCCTTTGTAGCCTGCCTCTGGCTGTCATTAAAATAAGCAGGTACCGTTATAACGGCCTGAGTTACAGTTTCGCCTAAGTAAGCTTCTGCGTCGGCTTTCAGCTTTTGAAGAATCATTGCAGAAATTTCCTGGGGAGTATAATCCTTGCCATCTATATTTACCTTATAGTTTGTTCCCATCTGTCTCTTAATTGATATAACCGTCCTGTCAGGATTGGTTATAGCCTGACGTTTGGCAACCTGACCTACCATTCTTTCTCCGGTTTTAGAAAAAGCTACAACCGAGGGAGTAGTCCTTCCTCCTTCAGCGTTAGGAATTACTACCGGCTCTCCGCCTTCCATAACGGCAACACATGAATTTGTCGTACCTAAATCGATACCTATTACTTTTCCCATTTTTATTCCTCCTTAAATGCTAACCATTATTATACATCTTTTATTTCATATGTTTAATTTTTTTAGTTCGCTACTTTTACCATGCTATGTCTTAAAACTTTGTCTTTTATTTTATACCCCTTCTGGAATACTTCAACGACTGTGTTATCACCGAAATTTTCATCCTCCACATGCATTACAGCGTTATGGATGTTAGGATCAAATTGCTGATTCAGTGCTTCAACCTCTTCTAAACCTTCCTTGCTCAATATATCCTTAAACTGATTCATTATCATGGTTATGCCCTCTAAAAGGCTTTTGGCATCAATTCCTTCGGAAGATGACTGCATAGCCCTCTCTAAATTATCGATAACCGGCAGAATTTTTACTATCAAATCACCTGTTATATCCGCGTATAATTGTTCCCGCTCTTTAGATGCCCTTTTTCTGTAATTTTCAAATTCTGCCCTGGCTCTTTGAGCAAGCTCCATATATTCCTTAACTTCCTTTTCCTTTTTTGCAAGTTCCTCTTTCAATACTTTTATTTCATCCAATGCATTTGTGATGTCCTCATTCATTATACTGTCATCATTATTTGTTTGTTCTTTTATATCTTCACCGGATATATTTTCATTATCTTCATTAAACATTAAATCACCTCAAACATCGATTTGCATTTTTATTTGTCGTTGTAATAGCTGGTAAGTGCGTCGTTTAGATAGCTTCTAAAGCATTGCAGTATTGCCAGCACCTTGGAATAATACATCCTGGTGGGTCCTATTATACCGATGGAGCCAACCACGTTATCACCTATTTTATAGGTGGTGGTAATCAAACTGCAATCCTTTATCTCAATATGCTCATTTTCATGGCCGATGAATATTTTCGTGTTTTCATCTTCGCTGGATAAAAGCTTATAGAGAAAATCCTTTTTATCCAAAACGGATAAAAAAGCTTTTGCTTTGTCTATAGCATTATATTCAGGATAATTAAATATATTTGAACTTCCTTCAAGGTATATGTCGCCATCATCTATTATATTTAAGCTCTCGCATAAAATAGGTATAATTTCGTTGAATATCTCATTATATCCTACCACGTTCCTTTGAACATCGGAAATGATATTTAAATTTATTTCTTCGATAGTCAATCCCTTAAGTTTATCATTTAAAATATTGTTTATTGTGGCAAGCTTTTCTGATGTAATGGGCTGTGAAAGCTTCACCATTGAATTTTTTACCGTACCGAAATTTGTAACCACAATAACCACTACATTCATGCTGTCAACGGCTATGAGCTGTATGTGCTTGACAGAGCTTTTCTTAGCCTGTGGAGATGTTACAAGGGTAGTATAATTGGTCAAAATCGATAAAACCTTTGATGTTTCTTTTATAATCTTGTCTATTTCACCTAAGGCAGCCTTATAAATGCTGTTCTGGATTAAATCTATCTCCTCTTTGGTTAATTTCTGGGCGTTCATCAGATGATCCACATAAACTCTGTAACCTTTATCTGATG is part of the Oxobacter pfennigii genome and encodes:
- the dnaK gene encoding molecular chaperone DnaK; the encoded protein is MGKVIGIDLGTTNSCVAVMEGGEPVVIPNAEGGRTTPSVVAFSKTGERMVGQVAKRQAITNPDRTVISIKRQMGTNYKVNIDGKDYTPQEISAMILQKLKADAEAYLGETVTQAVITVPAYFNDSQRQATKDAGKIAGLEVLRIINEPTAASLAYGLDKTENSHKIFVYDLGGGTFDVSILELGDGVFEVKSTNGNTKLGGDDFDQRVMDYLADTFKKENGIDLRNDKMALQRLKEAAEKAKIELSGVMSTNINLPFITADATGPKHLDITLTRAKFDELTADLVEATIGPMKRALEDAGLTIDKIDKVVLVGGSTRIPAVQEAVKKFTGKEPTKGVNPDECVAVGAGIQAGVLTGEVKDILLLDVTPLSLGIETLGGVSTKLIERNTTIPTKKSQVFSTAADGQTSVEIHVLQGERQMARDNKTLGRFTLTGIPPAPRGVPQIEVTFDIDANGIVHVSAKDLGTGNEQKVVITASTNLSDSEIENAVKEAEKHAEEDKKRKEEIEVRNNGDSIVYQTEKTLKELGDKISDSDKAAIEEKMQKVKDALSGTDIERIKTATEELTQSFYDISSKLYQQQGGNPGQGFNPGAGPEGFNGGGDDIHADYKVDDSDK
- the grpE gene encoding nucleotide exchange factor GrpE; the protein is MFNEDNENISGEDIKEQTNNDDSIMNEDITNALDEIKVLKEELAKKEKEVKEYMELAQRARAEFENYRKRASKEREQLYADITGDLIVKILPVIDNLERAMQSSSEGIDAKSLLEGITMIMNQFKDILSKEGLEEVEALNQQFDPNIHNAVMHVEDENFGDNTVVEVFQKGYKIKDKVLRHSMVKVAN
- the hrcA gene encoding heat-inducible transcriptional repressor HrcA, whose translation is MDLDERKRQVLKVLISDYITTAEPVGSRTIAKRYGLGISSATIRNEMADLEDMGYLEQPHTSAGRIPSDKGYRVYVDHLMNAQKLTKEEIDLIQNSIYKAALGEIDKIIKETSKVLSILTNYTTLVTSPQAKKSSVKHIQLIAVDSMNVVVIVVTNFGTVKNSMVKLSQPITSEKLATINNILNDKLKGLTIEEINLNIISDVQRNVVGYNEIFNEIIPILCESLNIIDDGDIYLEGSSNIFNYPEYNAIDKAKAFLSVLDKKDFLYKLLSSEDENTKIFIGHENEHIEIKDCSLITTTYKIGDNVVGSIGIIGPTRMYYSKVLAILQCFRSYLNDALTSYYNDK